ATTTTAAAGAATTATATGATCGTTATGCGCCACAGGTATTCAGGCCGTGTATCGGATATACTAATAATATAGATCAGGCGAATGACTTAGTTCAGGATGTTTTCATATCAGTATGGAAAAACCTGTCCGGTTTCCGTAACGAATCCCATATCAGCACCTGGATATTTAAGATCGCGACGAATACCTGTCTTCGGGCTTTGACAATTGCCAAACGGATGCCAATTGAACAACTGCCGTATAGTTTACCGGAAATCATTGAAGAATCTCCAGAAGAAAAATTGGCCATTTTATACCGCTGCATTTCTGAACTGGAAGAGACCGATCGTATCATAATCTCTTTGGAGCTGGAAGGTTTACCACAGGCTCAAATTGCGGCAGTGGTAGGATTAAGCAATGCAAACGTACGGGTTAAAATTCATAGGATCAAAGAAAAACTGGCTCAAAAATTAAAAGCATATGAACAATTTAGATGATTTAAAGGCCATTTGGCATTCAGCCCAAACGGATAGTTTGCCTACATCCGATGGGATGATAAGCATGATAAAAGAGTTCCGCAGTCAAAAGCTGCGAAAAAAATGGATGGTTATTATAGCATCATGCTTCCTGTTCGGGCTTATGATTACGGTTTTATGTACGGTATCCTTTACAGTAATGACCACCTATATCGGTGGAGGAATGATTGCGCTATCCTGTATCCTGTTAGCCATCATAAATTTCAGGTCGCTGAAGCGTTTTAATCAGCTTGACGAATGCAGTAACCTGGAATTCCTGTCTTTTGTAGAGCAAACGCGACAAAATCAGATTTACTATTATAAAAACACACAGGTAGTATTGCTGTTGTTTTCTTCTGTTGGGCTATTATTGTATCTGTATGAAGCGAGTGTAAGGAATGCCGTAGCTTCAATTGTTATATATGCCTTATGTGTAATGTACCTGCTTATCATGTGGCTGTATATCCGCCCGCGTTACTTTAGAAAAAATGCTGAAAAATTAAATGAAACGATATCCCGGTTAAAAAATATTTCCAAACAACTCCAACACGATGAAAAATAACAAAAAACCTGCTTTGGCTTATCTTGCCATAGGCCTGCTCCTGGTTGTGCTATCTCCGATAATAAGCCGGTATTTAGCACTACCTGACTTTTTAAAAGGATTTTTAAATGGCAGCGGCTTAATGCTGGAAGTCATTGGCCTTGTTACATTGCAATCACTAAAGAAAAATAAGCAATGCCTGTAATAATAACAGTCTATTAAAGAAAATGCTTTTTCAACGAACCAATTTCACAGTAAAATGTAAGGTTGGTTTTTTTATGGAAATACAACGGTTTGCGATCGTGTCCTGCAAAAAGTCAAAATTAAAATAACAGTACTGTAACATTTTGAATGTGCCCGTATCTAAAAGGCAAATTTAAAAATGAACAACATGAAAAAAACTATTGTAACAACCTTCTTATTGCTACTTTCCATTTTTGCAGCTGCGCAAGAATACCCTTTTTCCATTAAATCAGGAACGGGAAAACAAACATTGCTCTTTATTCCGGGTTTTGCGAGTTCGGGTACAGTGTGGAATGAAACCGTTGCAGCATTAAAAAAAGACTATACATGTGTAGTCTTAACAATGCCTGGATTTGCAGGCGTAGCTCCGGAACAAAATCCTACTTTCGAAAACTGGAAAGCACAAATTGGACGGTACATTAAAAACGAGAAGATTGAAAAGCCAATTGTAATAGGGCATAGCATGGGTGGGGCTTTAGCACTTGCTATTGCAGCTGATTTTCCCGACCTTACCCGTAAAATTGTAGTAGTGGATGCTTTACCTTGCCTGATGGCGCTGACCAACCCTAATTTTCAGGCCAATCCCAATAATGACTGTACTGCTATGGTACAGGAACTAACGAGTATGACTAATGAGCAATTTATTCAAATGCAGCAAGTGAGTATTGCAAGCCTTACTACCGAAACGTCAAAGTTTGATGAAATTGTCAGTTGGGGGGTGACGTCGGATAGGGAAACATTTGCAAAAATATTCTGCGATTTCTCCAATACCGATTTGAGGGCGAGGATAAAAAAGATAACAGTCCCTACTTTGCTATTGTTGGAGCCGTACTTTAAGAACATAGCATCCGCTATACAGGAGCAGTACAAGAATTTATCCCATGCTCAACTGCGCTATGCGACCAAAGGATTGCATTTTGTAATGTATGATGACAGAGACTGGTACATTAAAGAATTGACGGATTTTAGTAAAGAACAATAAATGGTATTTGAAGAACTATACAAGACCTATTGGGAAAGGATATTTCGGTTATGCATGGGCTATGTCAATGATTATACTTTAGCACAGGACATGGCGCAGGAAACTTTTATTGCGGTTTGGAAGCATTTGCCAAATTTCAGGAATGAATCGAATGTAGGAACGTGGGTCTATAAAATTGCTACGAATAACTGCCTGCGCCAATTAGAAAATCAAAAGCGGTTACGAACAACGGAATTACCAGTTAACCTTCCGGAAGAAAAGATCATAAATATAGAACCCCAGATTCAATTGTTATACAAATTTATCGCTGAACTTCAGGAAATAGACCGCATTATCATATCGTTGGAACTGGAGGAGATCAAACAATCTGAAATAGCAGAAATAGTGGGGCTTTCGCAAAGTAATATCCGGGTTAAAATTCATCGTATCAAAGAGCAGCTCAATAAAAAGTTTAAAGAACATGGAAAATAATATAAATCTGAAAGCATTGTGGAACCAACAAGCCGTTCCACCTGCGAATCAATCGGACATTTTTAGGAAAATAGGAAAACATAAAAGTGCAGGACTGAGAAAGATAATAGTACTTAACAGCCTGTTGTTCCTTACCATTGCTTTTGTGGTTTTTATTTGGATCTATTTCAGACCGCAACTGTGGACTACAAAAATAGGAGTCGTACTCGCGATTTTACCGATGGTAATGGTAATGATTTTTAGCACTAAGATTATTCCGCTGTATCGGAAAACATCCAGCATCCAGTCCAATTCCGATTACTTACACAACCTACTTGAAATAAAAAACAAAGAAAGTTATATGCAGACTAAAATCATGAATCTGTATTTTATTTTGTTACCCATCGGGATAGGATTGTATATGTATGAATATACAGCGAAGATGCCATCGGTATGGGGAATTGTAGTATATGGCGTTGTGGGAATGTGGTTTGCGCTGAATTGGTTTGTATTACGGCCGAAAATTATCAGGAAGAATACAGGAAAACTGAATGATTTGGTACAGCAATTAGAAAAGATAAAATCGCAATTGAAGGAAGCTTAGAAGCAGTAGTGTCTTTAAGTGCTATGACGGAATTCCGGTAACTATATTCTGCAGGGTTTTTGGTTGTACAGGAGGAAGACTTTTTTAGGAAAGTGCTTTTTTAGACGATGGCGTTTTCAGTTGGATCGATTATTGCTGTTGACGCCTTTAGTATAATTTTTTGTACGGTTGGTCTAATAAAAAATGAAAATTTGATGTTTTGTATTACATTACACGGTCAACCCATACGGATTTCCTTTGCGCTTTATGAAAATAAAAAAAATATTAAAAAGACTACTGATTGTTTCAGGATCACTACTATTACTTTTACTGCTACTCACAAGTGTTGCGCTTAACTTTGTTTTTACTCCCAAGAGGATTACGCCAACAGTAACCAATTTGCTCAATGAAAATTTAGATGCTAAAGTTTCCTGTGAAAGCATTGAACTAACATTTTTCTCCTCCTTTCCACATTTCGGGGTCAAGCTTAAAAACGGGGTTGTAATTACGCCTGCTTTCAGTGGGAATAAATCAGATACACTGGCACAATTTGAGGTATGCCGCGCTTCCTTTAATGTTGAAAAACTATGGCGAAAGCATGACCTTCAAATCAATAACCTTTCTATTATCAATCCCAAAATAAAAGCGGTGATCCATAAAGATGGGAAAGCCAACTGGAATATTGTGAAAGAAACCAGTGCCGATACCATCACAGTACAGGACAGTACCTCTTTTAAAATCAATTCCATTTTTATAAAAAAGCTCCATATTGAAAATGGCAGTATTGCCTACCATGATTTTGTGACCAAAGCACATGCTAAAGGTGATAGCCTGAATGTAACGCTGAAAGCCGCGAACACCGATAAAAAACTCACCTTTACTACAACCGCATCGGGTAAGCATATCCGTTTCTCGAAAGATGGCTACAGATTTGCCAAAAACCTGAAAGTAGCTTTGGCGACCAATATCTTGTATGATAAAAAGGCGCACAAGGTTGATTTTGACAAAAGTGAACTGAAGCTCAACGATATTGACTTTATAACAGAAGGACACTTTCAGCGGGATACGATAACCAATGAGGTACAAACCGATATCGTCCTCGAAATGAAGGTACCATCTTTAAAAACGCTATGGGAAACCGTTCCTCAGTATATTATAAAAAAAGAAGATATAGATGTACAGGGCAATGTGCTGTTAAAGGCTACCGCAAAGGGAATCTATAGTAAAAACAGGCTTCCACTGACGGATATTACATTTAAGATAGATCATGGTATTTTAAAATATAAAAAGTTTCCCGGTGAAATCCGCCATCTTGAAGCGGATCTGCATGCCGTACTGAATTTTGACCAGCCGGAGCAGTCGAACCTGACCCTTAGTAAGTTATTCCTTGAAGGGACTGGTGTCGACTTAAAGGGTAATGCCACGGTAAAAAACCTGCTTAAGGATCCTGAGATTGATGCGAATATCAAAGGCGACCTTGATTTGACGACGCTTAAAAAGAAATTCCCCATCGCTGAAGATATTCAGGCAAAAGGACTGGCTCATATCGATATTAATGCATTATTTAAAAGCAATGATATTCAGAACAACAATTATAACAACCTTAAAGTAAAAGGCAATTCCGTATTTACAAACCTGCTTGTGAATGCTCCCAAAGACACGATTTACATTCAAACCGAGAAAACAGAACTGGTATTCGGCAGGGTTGCAGAAGCGGGTTCCCGTAAAGCTTTCGGAAAAATAAATGTCACAAACCTGAAGCTGAATTACAAAAAGCAACATGACCTTATGCTGGCCGGACTTGTGATGAAGCTAAAAGCCAAAAAACTGAAGGACAGTACCGCAGCCCTTGCAGCAGACATCAGTATATCACAGCTGAAATATGCAGGGGCAGATAAATTAAGAGGCGTGATACGGCGTGCTAATATCACTGCCGAACTGAGTCCTAAAAGCACCAAAGAAAGGCCGGCGATAACGACAACTTTTACAGTAGACAGTGCCGGTGTATGGCAGGATAAAAAGTTTATAGGAATTAAAAAGGGCAATTATAAACTCCTGGTACGTAAAAACAAGGAGAATATATGGATGCCGCGGGGAACTGTAGAATTCAATAACCTCTATGCTTATACACCGGAATTTGCGTTGCCGCTGCGCATGGGTCATTCCAAAATAGCCATAAATAACAGGGCCATTACATTGCAGGATGCCCATATCACATTTGGTAATTCTGATGTTACCCTAACGGGGCAAATTAATAATATGCTGGCCAAACGATCTCCGGATAAAATGATCAATGCCACCCTGACGCTGACCTCAAACTTTATTGATGCCAATGAGATCATGAAAATCATGAATCCTGAAGCGGCTAAGGGGCAGCCCGAATTTAAACAGGTAGCGGAAAGCAAACGGCAAGATCCCAAAAATAGCAGTAATAAAAAGACTGTATTTAAAATACCGGAGAACATCAATCTCGTATTCAACAGTGCGATTAAGAAACTGCATTATGGTACGCTTGACCTGAACGACCTGAAAGGGGAATTAAAAATAGAAGAGGGCCACTTAAAACTGAACCACTTTGAACTGACGACACTGGCAGCCAAACTGACGACAAGCTTAAATTATGTTGCAGTGGGCGACCGTAAGGCAAAAGTAGATTTTGACCTGAATCTCGATGATATTGAAATGGCCAATATCGCAAAAGTAATGCCTGCTATGGACAGCCTATTTCCAATGACGAAGTCCTTTGTCGGGAAAGCCCATTTACGGATGCAGGGCAGCGCAATGCTCAATCGTAAAATGGATGTAATAGTGCCATCGGTCAGCAGTATTGCCGCACTGCAGGCAACAGATGTTATGGTGCTCGATAGTGAGACTTTTAAAGAAATGGCTAAAACACTCATGTTTAGGGAAAAAGAGAAAAATACCATCCAGTCGCTTAATATGGAAATGATTATTGAAAAAAGCCACATGGAAGTATTGCCGGCACTGGTTGAAATTGACCGCTACCGACTTGCAGTGGGCGGAATACAAAACCTGGACCTGAGTTATGATTACCATGTATCGGTGCTAAAGTCCCCCATCCCTTTTAAGACCGGTGTAAATATAAAAGGTAACCTTGATGATTACAAAATAAGCCTGACCAAAGCGAAGTATAAGTATTATTTTACCGATAGTGAAAGGCTTAAAGAAAAAACCGATGAGTCAATAATCAATAAAAAGAAAAGTATATTGGCGAAACTTAATTTTAAATAATTGGGGATGGTAATTAGGCGTATAGCGTTCTAAAGCAGATTTAAAACAATATATAAAAAGGAAGGCTATAACACTGAATGTATAGCCTTCCTTTTTTTATGGGTAAAGTTTCTATTTACTTTTCAGGAAAGACAGCACAGCGGTATTAAAGGCTTCCGGTTGTTCCTGCGGGGCATAATGGGTTGCGTTCTCCAGCAGTAGTATAGATGATTTTGGGATATTACGCGCAATTTCCTGAGTGTGTTCTTTTAGGATGACGTCATCCTCTCCGGCAAGTACCAAGACCGGAATTGTGATAGTATTCAGGTTTTGGGCTGGGATATTGGGTTCCTCAAGCAAGAGTTGCAGGAGGCGTTGCTGCTGTATGGACTTTGCATTGGTACGCCCTTGTAGGGTAGCACTTTCCGAATGTAGCCTTTTCATCAGTTGAGGAGCTACGCCTTCCGGATTGAGGTTGGCTCCCATAGTGACTAATTTCGTAACGTAACGAGGGTAGCGCAATGCCATAATAAGACCGGTATTTCCCCCATCGCTCCACCCCACGATGTTTGCTGATTTTAAATGAAGGGAATCCATCAGCGTCTTGACATCTTCTGCAAATAACTCGTAGGACAACGGGCTGCTGAAAGTATCGGTACTTTTGCCTTGTGCGCGGGTATCCATTGCGATTACCTGATAGTGTTTGGACAGTTCCGGGATTTGCTTATAGAAAGCAGCGATCGATTGGCCATTGCCATGTAATAGTAATAAAGGCGTACCGGAGCCATAGGTTTCATAATAGAGCGTTGCATCTTTCACGGATATTGTTTTTCCTTTTTCCTTATTGGAACCATAACCGGAAGTCTCGGCTTCCATACTGTAATTGGCCATATCCACAATGCTTTTGATGCTGTCATTGAGTTGGAATACCGCCTCCGTTTCCGTCTGGTCTTTATCCTTGTGGTAACTGTCTACTGTAATATTAAATCCAAGGAAAGCAGGAGATTTTTTGATCCATTCCGACTGGCTTTTGTCTCTTGTAAAAACAGCATGAAGTGGAATAGGAGCGATGGATATACCAAACGCTTTGGCCTCGGAATCATCCGCTACGCTCTGGATCCACTGTATTGCTACAGCAATTTTCTTATGGCCTTTCAGGTAGATGTTATAGGGTTTTAAGTCAACAGTTACCCAGCCGCTTTCGGCAGTAACATCAAACAGGATTTCTTTGTTTACAATGCGTTTGTTGGGCATTCCATCTTTGACATCATAAAAATTAAGTCGGAATTTGACCCGCTCAAACCGGTTAAAAGCCACGAGCATATTAAAGTCTTTGAGGTGACAGTAGTCGTCCATTTTGATAATTGTAGCCTGCTCTTTTCCTAAATTATCATCGATGAGGTTGCTTTCGGTATACAGGTTGGCAGCCATAAAAGTACTGCTGCTGGTGCGGCCTACTATTTTTGTTTTGGGCTTGGTTGCCTTGATGCTTACCATTTCCAGTTCGGTAGTTACAGCGCGGAGTATGATGTTTCGGGATGTATTGTCCTTAAAATCTGTCAGGGGAATTGTGGCTTCGGCATAACCAATAGAAGAGACAATAAGCTGATCCTGAAGGTTGAGGTTTTCGGGTGTAATGGTAAAGCGGAAAACCCCCTGCTCATTAGCAATAGTACCTACACTTTTTCCTTTAATACCGAGTGAGGCAAAGGGAATAGGCTGTTGACCGGAATCTACAATCTTGCCGGACACCATGAGGGATTGTGCCGACAGCATACAGGAAAATAACAGGATGAAAAGAGCAGTACAAATAGATTTCATGGAAAGTGGGTATAGCGTTAAAGGAACAACGGGATACTAAGTTCTTTCGAAATCAATATTCCGCTGTTAATAACATAGACGCTATAAGTGGTGCCAGGGTTGCATGGCCCTATACTTATTATTTATTTGGTGGCGCGGAGGAATTTTGCGACAGCATGATACGCAGGTAAGGAATAGGGATCATTTGCTCCATTCGCGGCAACAGGATGGGACGCAAAACGAACGATGACCATATCCGCTTTGGGATCGATGTAGATCACCTGCCCGTGTACACCCCGGGCACAAAAGGCGCCGTGTTCATTATTCGTAATCCACCACATATCCCGGTAACTCCATCCTTTTAACAGCTTATAGTTGGCTTTTTTAAAAGCCTTTTGGTCGCCGCCTTTACGGATATCTGCTATCGCCGATTTTGGGATGATCTGCTCACCGGAAACCACTCCGTTATTTAAGATTAGTTGTCCGAACCGTGCCATATCGTGAAGGCCTAAATTATAACCGCCACCCGCAAAAGGGGTTCCGGTTGCATCTACAGAATAATAGCCATCCTGTTCGGTACCGATTTTCTGCCATATCTTTTCCGATAACAGTGTGGGAACCGTTTTACCCGTTACCCGGGCTATGATCCAGCCCAGCACATCGGAGTTTACGGTTTTATAGCCAAAAGCAGTGCCGTGTTTCCCGCTTTTTTTTACAGTTGGAAGGTATTCGTAATAACTCTTCGGGTCCTGGTAGTCCTTGGGTTTGGGCAACGGATTCCCCGCTGCAGAAAACTTCCAGATCTCCGCATTGGGATCGGCATAGTCTTCACTGAACTGTAGGGCAGTGGTCATATCCATCACCTGACGTACCGTGGCATCCCCAAAGGCGGAATTCTTAAGCTCCGGTAAATAGTCGGCAACCAGTTTGGAGGGATCGATTAGCCCTTCTTCAGCTAACACAATACCTAATGTTCCGGTAAATGATTTGGTAACCGACATGGCAGCATGTTGCCCGTCGGGAGTAAGTGCGCCAAAATAGCGTTCGTATACCACCGTGCCATGATGGAGGATCAGTATACCATCAGTATAGTTTTTTTGTAATCCTTCTTCCCATGTAATGGCTTTTTTTTCACCGAGAGGAACATATTTCAGGGCATCAATATCAGTCCGGAGATCTACGGATAAGGGTATTGCATTGCCCAAACCACGTGAAACATTTACCGTAGGCATAAATTGCCGCATGTGTGCGACACTCCAACGCAAAGCGGGAAATTCAAAAAAGCTACCATCCTCAAAATGCAGGATACGATCGGGTGGTGGTGGTGATCCGACCATCCATCCTAATTTGACCGGGTCGCTTTCTGCAGCAGTCAGATAGGTTGTTTTTTCCTGTGCGGTTCCCGTAGGCGAATACAGCAACGCGGAGACTAAGAATACGGAAAGAGAATACGAATAAAAATGTTTCATAATGGCTTGATTTGAGGTTAAAGCATACTAAAAAACGGAAAGCTATTGTATGGGTGACCCATAACAACAGGTATCTTTTGATACTGACATACAAGTTACTACTATAATTTAAACATTCTTATGGTAAAAGGGGAAAAGTAAAAAGTAAAGTGCTGCAGGAACGTTGCACTTTAACATTCCGATTATATGCAATGAGTAAAAACGAGTTATAAAAAAAACACCTCAGGTTGGGCTGAGGTAGTTGTGGGTTATTCCTGATTTTCTTCCAAGCCATTGAATAGGGCGATCAGTTTGTTAATGGGATCATCGGAGTGGAGCATGGCAGTATATGCTAAGGTGATTTGTGTAATTTCTGCAGCCCTGTTGCACATTTGTTTTTCAAAGGCAGCGATAGCCGTATCCGTATCGGGATAAGCCGGGTCTGTAAGGCAATCTGCGAGTTCAAACGCATCCTGCATCGCCATATTGACACCTTCTCCTGCGTAGGGCGGCATCCGGTGTGCGGCATCCCCCAGCATCGTAAGGTTGGGTACTGTCCAGTCGTTGAAATTTTCAATATTCTTGCAGTACTTCTTATCCCTAAACCTTCTTTGGTAAACAAAATTATATTTTGATTGATATCTGATTTATAAGCTTGGTAACTATAACTTTCAACTCTTGTTTTCTTACAAAGTCTGCAAATATATCTTTGTATTACCAGACTTTGTTTTCCCATATTTTATCATGTTTTTAATTCCTCCAACACATCTGGAACACCAAGTCGCATTAAGACATTATAAAATAAAAAAACAACCCCGATAGAGTGCACCCAAAAGTTTAGACAAATTTATAATTAAGTTTGATAAAAATGAGCTCGATATTGTATCGGGCTCATTCCTTTTAAATTAAGTTTGATTCTATCATTGTTATAGTATCTGATATATTCCTTAATATCTTTTTCTAATTCTTTAATTGAAGTGTATTTCTTTAGGTAAAACAATTCTGATTTCAATATACCGAAAAAGTTTTCTATAACGGCATTGTCAAGACAATTTCCCTTTCTCGACATACTCTGCGTAATTCCTTTATCCTTTAATAATCTTTGGTATTGTTTCATTTGATATTGCCATCCTTGGTCAGAATGTAATATTAAATTATAGCCTGTTTTAATTGCCCTAAATGACTTTTTAAGCATCTTCACTACTTGTTCCATATTTGGCCTTTGTGCCAGCTGATAACTGATTATCTCGCCATTAAATAAATCAATTATAGGCGAGAGGTATAACTTTTTACCCCGCACATTAAACTCTGTTATATCAGTTGCCCATTTTTCATTCGGTTGAGATGCCTTAAAATCACGCTCCAGAATATTAGGAGCTATTTTACCCTGTTCTCCTCTATAGGATTTATATTTCTTTACCCTTATCAGACTTTTTAAGCCAAGTGATTTCATTAACCGAAGAACAGTTTTATGATTAATTACAACCCCCTTCTGCTT
The Flavobacterium kingsejongi genome window above contains:
- a CDS encoding RNA polymerase sigma factor, which produces MVFEELYKTYWERIFRLCMGYVNDYTLAQDMAQETFIAVWKHLPNFRNESNVGTWVYKIATNNCLRQLENQKRLRTTELPVNLPEEKIINIEPQIQLLYKFIAELQEIDRIIISLELEEIKQSEIAEIVGLSQSNIRVKIHRIKEQLNKKFKEHGK
- a CDS encoding FAD-dependent oxidoreductase, with the translated sequence MLGDAAHRMPPYAGEGVNMAMQDAFELADCLTDPAYPDTDTAIAAFEKQMCNRAAEITQITLAYTAMLHSDDPINKLIALFNGLEENQE
- a CDS encoding AsmA-like C-terminal region-containing protein, yielding MKIKKILKRLLIVSGSLLLLLLLLTSVALNFVFTPKRITPTVTNLLNENLDAKVSCESIELTFFSSFPHFGVKLKNGVVITPAFSGNKSDTLAQFEVCRASFNVEKLWRKHDLQINNLSIINPKIKAVIHKDGKANWNIVKETSADTITVQDSTSFKINSIFIKKLHIENGSIAYHDFVTKAHAKGDSLNVTLKAANTDKKLTFTTTASGKHIRFSKDGYRFAKNLKVALATNILYDKKAHKVDFDKSELKLNDIDFITEGHFQRDTITNEVQTDIVLEMKVPSLKTLWETVPQYIIKKEDIDVQGNVLLKATAKGIYSKNRLPLTDITFKIDHGILKYKKFPGEIRHLEADLHAVLNFDQPEQSNLTLSKLFLEGTGVDLKGNATVKNLLKDPEIDANIKGDLDLTTLKKKFPIAEDIQAKGLAHIDINALFKSNDIQNNNYNNLKVKGNSVFTNLLVNAPKDTIYIQTEKTELVFGRVAEAGSRKAFGKINVTNLKLNYKKQHDLMLAGLVMKLKAKKLKDSTAALAADISISQLKYAGADKLRGVIRRANITAELSPKSTKERPAITTTFTVDSAGVWQDKKFIGIKKGNYKLLVRKNKENIWMPRGTVEFNNLYAYTPEFALPLRMGHSKIAINNRAITLQDAHITFGNSDVTLTGQINNMLAKRSPDKMINATLTLTSNFIDANEIMKIMNPEAAKGQPEFKQVAESKRQDPKNSSNKKTVFKIPENINLVFNSAIKKLHYGTLDLNDLKGELKIEEGHLKLNHFELTTLAAKLTTSLNYVAVGDRKAKVDFDLNLDDIEMANIAKVMPAMDSLFPMTKSFVGKAHLRMQGSAMLNRKMDVIVPSVSSIAALQATDVMVLDSETFKEMAKTLMFREKEKNTIQSLNMEMIIEKSHMEVLPALVEIDRYRLAVGGIQNLDLSYDYHVSVLKSPIPFKTGVNIKGNLDDYKISLTKAKYKYYFTDSERLKEKTDESIINKKKSILAKLNFK
- a CDS encoding alpha/beta fold hydrolase, with product MKKTIVTTFLLLLSIFAAAQEYPFSIKSGTGKQTLLFIPGFASSGTVWNETVAALKKDYTCVVLTMPGFAGVAPEQNPTFENWKAQIGRYIKNEKIEKPIVIGHSMGGALALAIAADFPDLTRKIVVVDALPCLMALTNPNFQANPNNDCTAMVQELTSMTNEQFIQMQQVSIASLTTETSKFDEIVSWGVTSDRETFAKIFCDFSNTDLRARIKKITVPTLLLLEPYFKNIASAIQEQYKNLSHAQLRYATKGLHFVMYDDRDWYIKELTDFSKEQ
- a CDS encoding alpha/beta fold hydrolase, which translates into the protein MKSICTALFILLFSCMLSAQSLMVSGKIVDSGQQPIPFASLGIKGKSVGTIANEQGVFRFTITPENLNLQDQLIVSSIGYAEATIPLTDFKDNTSRNIILRAVTTELEMVSIKATKPKTKIVGRTSSSTFMAANLYTESNLIDDNLGKEQATIIKMDDYCHLKDFNMLVAFNRFERVKFRLNFYDVKDGMPNKRIVNKEILFDVTAESGWVTVDLKPYNIYLKGHKKIAVAIQWIQSVADDSEAKAFGISIAPIPLHAVFTRDKSQSEWIKKSPAFLGFNITVDSYHKDKDQTETEAVFQLNDSIKSIVDMANYSMEAETSGYGSNKEKGKTISVKDATLYYETYGSGTPLLLLHGNGQSIAAFYKQIPELSKHYQVIAMDTRAQGKSTDTFSSPLSYELFAEDVKTLMDSLHLKSANIVGWSDGGNTGLIMALRYPRYVTKLVTMGANLNPEGVAPQLMKRLHSESATLQGRTNAKSIQQQRLLQLLLEEPNIPAQNLNTITIPVLVLAGEDDVILKEHTQEIARNIPKSSILLLENATHYAPQEQPEAFNTAVLSFLKSK
- a CDS encoding RNA polymerase sigma factor; the encoded protein is MTDFKELYDRYAPQVFRPCIGYTNNIDQANDLVQDVFISVWKNLSGFRNESHISTWIFKIATNTCLRALTIAKRMPIEQLPYSLPEIIEESPEEKLAILYRCISELEETDRIIISLELEGLPQAQIAAVVGLSNANVRVKIHRIKEKLAQKLKAYEQFR
- a CDS encoding IS3 family transposase, whose amino-acid sequence is MEELRHKHDLAYLLSYADMARSSYYYHQKNSTTDKYKDIKELIKSIYHTHKGRLGYLRITLEVKQKGVVINHKTVLRLMKSLGLKSLIRVKKYKSYRGEQGKIAPNILERDFKASQPNEKWATDITEFNVRGKKLYLSPIIDLFNGEIISYQLAQRPNMEQVVKMLKKSFRAIKTGYNLILHSDQGWQYQMKQYQRLLKDKGITQSMSRKGNCLDNAVIENFFGILKSELFYLKKYTSIKELEKDIKEYIRYYNNDRIKLNLKGMSPIQYRAHFYQT
- a CDS encoding serine hydrolase domain-containing protein, translated to MKHFYSYSLSVFLVSALLYSPTGTAQEKTTYLTAAESDPVKLGWMVGSPPPPDRILHFEDGSFFEFPALRWSVAHMRQFMPTVNVSRGLGNAIPLSVDLRTDIDALKYVPLGEKKAITWEEGLQKNYTDGILILHHGTVVYERYFGALTPDGQHAAMSVTKSFTGTLGIVLAEEGLIDPSKLVADYLPELKNSAFGDATVRQVMDMTTALQFSEDYADPNAEIWKFSAAGNPLPKPKDYQDPKSYYEYLPTVKKSGKHGTAFGYKTVNSDVLGWIIARVTGKTVPTLLSEKIWQKIGTEQDGYYSVDATGTPFAGGGYNLGLHDMARFGQLILNNGVVSGEQIIPKSAIADIRKGGDQKAFKKANYKLLKGWSYRDMWWITNNEHGAFCARGVHGQVIYIDPKADMVIVRFASHPVAANGANDPYSLPAYHAVAKFLRATK